CATATATATCAACGATTGATCCATATCTGCCGAGGGTTGATATCCAGAGTTCCTATACGCGATATTTAAACAATGTGCCGAAGCAAAACACCGGATCGGGTATTACGACAGGACAGGATGCATACGGTGCAACCGGAAGCGTATCATACCGTATTTTTGACGGAGGATTGCGATATGCTCAAAGAAAAGGTTCTTATTCCCTGTTGGGCAGGGAGCAGGAGAAGCTGGAAGGGATCAGGGTTGATGTGCTCTATAATGTGAAAAATGCCTTTTTTTCTGCCCTTGGAAAAAGGACTGTGGTTGAAAAACGGCAGGAATCATATGAGACAGCAAAGAAGGTGTATGAGTTGACAAAAGCAAGGTTTGATGAAGGAATTGCTATGAAGAGTGGTGTGCTGCAGGCAGAGGTGCAGGCAACAACTGCAAGGATTAATGTTGTTGATGCGGAGACAGACTATGCCAAGGCGCTGGAAGACTTAAAATCCCTTCTTTTAATGGACCCCGGCGAAAAGCAGAATGCCGATGGCGTGCTTGAAGTCCCGAATTTTCAAAGGAGTTATGAAGAACTGGCTCAGAGGGCTATCAGCAAGAGGCCCGATGTTGCTGTCCAGGTAAAGGAAGTGGAAAGGCTCGGCATGGCCTACAATGAGAAGAAAAGCGCATGGTTTCCGAAGGTTGACGCGCAGTTGCAGCAGCAAAGGCAGGACAGTACTTTTTTCCCTGACAACAGACAGGATACGTTCATGATCAATTTTACCTTTCCCCTCTTTGACGGGGTCGGGCGGTATTACAACATGCAGGGCGCATCAAGGGATGTGCAGGCCGCAAAGTACAGGCTTGAAGAAATCAAGAGAAATGTGAAGCTTGATATTATAAAGGCCTATAAGGATTATGAACTGAGTCTCGAAAGCATAAGGATGTACAGTGAACTTCTGAGGCAGGCTGTATCGAATTTTGATCAGGCCTTTGGCGAATACAAAGCCGGAAAAGGCGACATACTGACGCTGCTTCAGGCTGAAAAAGATCTGGCAAAAGCAAAGGAAGATCTTGCCGTATCCATGTACAAATCAAATAACGCCTTGGCTTTTCTTGAAAAGGTGTCCTACTGGAGTGAAAACTGATATGAAACTATCTAAAAAATATATTGTTCTTATAATTGCCGTAATAGTCATTGTTGCAAGCGGCTTAATATTCTACCTGACCGGTAAAAAGGGTAAATCGGAAAAGATCGGCGGCGAGACATTTATAGCAAAGAAGGGGAATGTAACATATTTTACGGAACAGACAGGCATCATAAAAGCCCAGGTTGGCGCAATTGTAAAGGTAGGGACAAGGGCCACGGGGACGCTTACCCATCTAAAATACCAGGTAGGCGATTATGTAAAAAAGGGCGAACTTATAGCAAAGATTGACGATAGAGAAATCCTTGCAAATGTAAGCAATGCTGAAGCA
The sequence above is drawn from the Pseudomonadota bacterium genome and encodes:
- a CDS encoding TolC family protein; its protein translation is MKIFHLYDLYRETFCIPIKITFCILAVLLFMPAEAFSITLDEAVRKAMDVSFPIKEQKETVKRTEYSYISTIDPYLPRVDIQSSYTRYLNNVPKQNTGSGITTGQDAYGATGSVSYRIFDGGLRYAQRKGSYSLLGREQEKLEGIRVDVLYNVKNAFFSALGKRTVVEKRQESYETAKKVYELTKARFDEGIAMKSGVLQAEVQATTARINVVDAETDYAKALEDLKSLLLMDPGEKQNADGVLEVPNFQRSYEELAQRAISKRPDVAVQVKEVERLGMAYNEKKSAWFPKVDAQLQQQRQDSTFFPDNRQDTFMINFTFPLFDGVGRYYNMQGASRDVQAAKYRLEEIKRNVKLDIIKAYKDYELSLESIRMYSELLRQAVSNFDQAFGEYKAGKGDILTLLQAEKDLAKAKEDLAVSMYKSNNALAFLEKVSYWSEN